The proteins below are encoded in one region of Desulfobacterales bacterium:
- a CDS encoding energy transducer TonB, whose protein sequence is MTAENGKKQPNWVLRGMLVISLGIHVVIFMHIAGLYRSNALNVIELTVREEEPPARSIPRPRMRHKTPQVNDVKKIQVPKPHMPKMKMDQIEADSPDTITEQIAMPDTSGLSADVAEWSPPGAANYLTKGDYFDMLRLKIESKKKYPPSAQKRQIEGRVVVGFTIDPDGRVTSAEIVRSSRHSALDRAALDAVKSAAPFPRPPSKMFDGPLEMKITIMFELT, encoded by the coding sequence GTGACGGCTGAAAACGGCAAAAAACAGCCCAACTGGGTCCTCCGCGGCATGCTGGTGATTTCCCTGGGCATCCATGTGGTGATCTTTATGCACATTGCCGGGCTTTACCGCTCCAATGCTTTGAATGTCATTGAACTGACGGTAAGGGAAGAAGAGCCGCCGGCGAGGTCCATTCCGCGGCCCCGGATGCGCCACAAAACCCCGCAGGTAAATGATGTCAAGAAAATCCAGGTGCCCAAACCGCATATGCCGAAGATGAAGATGGATCAAATTGAGGCCGACAGCCCGGATACCATTACCGAGCAGATTGCCATGCCCGATACGTCCGGGCTTTCCGCCGATGTCGCGGAGTGGTCGCCGCCCGGAGCGGCCAACTATCTGACCAAGGGTGATTACTTTGACATGCTGCGGCTTAAAATCGAAAGCAAGAAAAAATATCCCCCATCCGCCCAGAAAAGGCAGATCGAAGGCCGGGTGGTGGTCGGCTTTACTATTGATCCGGACGGCCGGGTCACATCGGCTGAAATCGTCCGGTCCTCGCGGCATTCAGCCCTGGATCGGGCGGCGCTTGACGCGGTCAAATCGGCGGCCCCCTTTCCCCGGCCGCCATCAAAAATGTTTGACGGGCCGCTTGAGATGAAAATCACCATCATGTTTGAACTGACATGA
- a CDS encoding cobyric acid synthase: MRADTKKTPCLAFLGTGSDVGKSVLATAMCRVLADRGVRVAPYKAQNMSNNSGVTPEGLEMGRAQIVQAEACRLAPHVNMNPVLLKPTGESGSQVVVLGKAVGNQQAREYYTAKNDLFAIAADALDRLRAQYAAVIMEGAGSCAEVNLMAHDFVNLRIAAHADAPVVLVADIHKGGVFAQIVGTLECLAPEQRDQIKGFIINRFRGDASLFDEGVRWLTQKTGKPCFGVIPWFDHIRIEAEDSVVIERPKTVAGAAIEAPGIAVIRLPHISNFTDFDPLDAAGGVSVHFLEQAQDLSGFSAVILPGSKNTRADLNWLKHLGWADHIRRYYDRGGHLLGICGGYQMLGRDISDPDGLEGESGEMNGLGLLPVKTRLTAPKTTTRARFKWDESKGTGYEIHMGRTEIIGGTGWLTVIEQNGEVVNFRDGCASEDGRVLGTYIHGLFDEPGVLKKWLIRIGLPDAEVPNLAGYAARDAQYALLANHFEAHADVEALMAVMELIPAGEGA; encoded by the coding sequence ATGCGTGCGGATACAAAAAAAACACCCTGCCTGGCGTTTCTGGGCACGGGATCGGATGTGGGAAAAAGCGTGCTGGCCACTGCCATGTGCCGGGTGCTGGCTGACCGCGGCGTGCGGGTGGCGCCGTATAAGGCCCAGAACATGTCCAACAATTCCGGGGTGACGCCGGAAGGGCTGGAAATGGGACGCGCCCAGATTGTGCAGGCCGAGGCCTGCCGCCTGGCCCCGCACGTCAATATGAACCCCGTGCTTTTAAAGCCCACAGGCGAGAGCGGCTCCCAGGTGGTGGTTTTGGGAAAGGCTGTGGGCAACCAGCAGGCCCGGGAGTATTACACAGCCAAAAATGATCTTTTCGCCATTGCCGCAGACGCCCTGGATCGTCTGAGGGCGCAGTATGCCGCGGTGATTATGGAGGGAGCGGGCTCCTGCGCCGAGGTGAACTTAATGGCCCATGATTTCGTCAATCTTCGCATCGCCGCCCATGCGGATGCGCCGGTGGTGCTGGTGGCGGATATCCATAAGGGCGGGGTGTTCGCCCAGATCGTGGGGACCCTGGAATGCCTGGCCCCGGAGCAGCGGGATCAGATCAAGGGGTTTATCATCAACCGCTTCCGCGGGGATGCGAGCCTTTTTGACGAGGGCGTTCGATGGCTGACGCAAAAGACCGGAAAGCCCTGTTTCGGCGTGATTCCCTGGTTTGACCACATCCGGATCGAGGCCGAGGATTCGGTGGTGATTGAACGGCCGAAAACGGTGGCCGGGGCTGCCATTGAAGCGCCCGGCATCGCTGTTATCCGGCTGCCGCACATATCCAATTTTACGGATTTTGATCCCCTGGATGCGGCAGGCGGCGTGAGTGTGCATTTTCTGGAGCAGGCGCAGGATCTTTCCGGCTTTTCTGCGGTGATCCTCCCGGGCTCGAAAAACACCCGGGCGGATTTAAACTGGCTGAAACATCTGGGATGGGCGGATCACATCCGGCGGTATTATGATCGGGGCGGGCATCTGCTGGGGATTTGCGGCGGCTACCAGATGCTGGGGCGAGACATTTCCGATCCCGACGGCCTGGAAGGCGAGTCCGGAGAAATGAACGGTCTCGGCCTATTGCCCGTGAAAACGCGGCTCACCGCCCCCAAAACCACCACCCGGGCGCGGTTTAAATGGGATGAAAGCAAGGGCACCGGCTATGAGATCCACATGGGCCGGACGGAAATTATCGGCGGGACCGGCTGGCTTACGGTGATTGAACAGAATGGCGAAGTCGTTAATTTTAGGGACGGATGTGCATCAGAAGACGGCCGGGTTTTGGGCACCTACATCCACGGCCTGTTTGATGAGCCAGGGGTGCTTAAAAAATGGCTGATCCGGATCGGTCTGCCGGATGCGGAAGTTCCAAATTTGGCCGGGTACGCGGCAAGAGATGCCCAGTACGCGCTTTTGGCAAACCATTTTGAAGCCCATGCGGATGTTGAGGCCCTGATGGCCGTGATGGAACTTATTCCCGCGGGAGAAGGCGCATGA
- the cbiB gene encoding adenosylcobinamide-phosphate synthase CbiB, with the protein MTGFAFGWVLLPLALVIDLAAGDPPRLPHPIRLMGWGISRLEPLFRKLKLPLTVSGFLFAALMVGAAFLAAFALVAAAIWVHPVLGGISQVLIIYICLAPRCLYDEAMHVRRSLAAGETEHARTRIGMLVSRDVRHLDDTGISRAAVETVAENFVDGVLSPLFYAALLGAPGAAAFKMASTLDSMVGYKNERYKDFGRASARLDDLLNWIPARLSLPIIALAARMLFDTGGRALQTARHEGKNHQSPNAGRPEAAFAGALGVKLNGPNIYHGRYVDKPWIGKNFRPPVPSDILKAGHLMMLSTLLSAVLMTGLHVVVFGIYLLSS; encoded by the coding sequence ATGACCGGCTTTGCTTTTGGATGGGTTCTGCTTCCCCTGGCCCTGGTGATCGATCTGGCGGCCGGAGACCCGCCCCGGCTTCCCCACCCGATTCGGCTGATGGGATGGGGGATCAGCCGGCTGGAGCCGCTTTTCCGAAAGCTTAAACTTCCTTTGACGGTTTCAGGGTTTTTGTTTGCCGCGCTGATGGTGGGCGCCGCTTTTCTCGCAGCTTTTGCCCTGGTGGCGGCGGCTATTTGGGTGCATCCGGTGCTGGGTGGCATCAGCCAGGTTCTTATCATTTATATATGCCTGGCTCCCCGGTGTCTGTATGATGAGGCCATGCATGTGCGCAGATCCCTTGCCGCTGGAGAGACTGAACATGCCAGGACCCGGATCGGGATGCTGGTGAGCCGCGATGTCAGGCACCTGGATGACACCGGCATTTCGCGGGCAGCGGTTGAGACCGTGGCGGAAAATTTTGTGGATGGCGTATTATCCCCGCTTTTTTATGCCGCCCTGCTGGGTGCGCCGGGCGCGGCAGCCTTTAAAATGGCCTCCACCCTGGACTCCATGGTGGGCTATAAAAACGAGCGATACAAGGATTTCGGCAGGGCCTCGGCCCGCCTGGATGATCTGCTAAACTGGATTCCGGCACGGCTTTCATTGCCGATCATCGCGCTTGCCGCGCGCATGCTGTTTGATACCGGCGGCCGCGCCTTACAAACCGCTCGGCATGAGGGCAAAAACCACCAGAGCCCCAACGCCGGAAGGCCTGAGGCGGCATTTGCCGGCGCGCTCGGCGTGAAACTAAACGGGCCCAATATCTACCATGGCCGGTATGTGGATAAACCCTGGATCGGAAAAAATTTCAGGCCGCCCGTGCCTTCGGACATCTTAAAGGCGGGCCACCTGATGATGCTTTCCACCCTGCTCAGCGCGGTATTGATGACGGGCTTGCATGTAGTGGTGTTTGGAATTTATTTGCTTTCATCTTGA
- a CDS encoding DUF4198 domain-containing protein, with the protein MRLLSKLLIFVLPVLLLSVPAFGHHLWVSAEDGSYTVNRGIISERTSAYDPACVEAINAYGQDGAPLSIERINDAEQVRFQTEAPAAMASVVSKWGDRVNTTRGKKLMSRSEAEEAGLTVISAFFSTHFSIALFKPSDQNTRPLGLKFEILPLDNPLAARPGEAVSFKLLFDGKPLGQAAVYTLDDREIKTDKNGVARIAFEKNGVHLLYASHQSPAKNDSGLDYLKFMTFLTFEVK; encoded by the coding sequence ATGCGATTGCTAAGCAAACTGCTAATATTTGTGCTGCCGGTGCTGCTTTTAAGCGTGCCGGCTTTCGGCCATCACCTCTGGGTCTCTGCTGAGGATGGAAGTTACACGGTCAACCGCGGCATCATTTCGGAGCGCACTTCCGCCTATGATCCCGCCTGTGTTGAGGCAATCAATGCGTATGGTCAAGACGGCGCGCCGCTTTCAATAGAGCGCATCAATGACGCCGAACAGGTGCGTTTTCAAACAGAGGCCCCGGCTGCAATGGCCAGTGTGGTCAGCAAATGGGGGGACCGTGTCAACACCACGCGCGGCAAGAAACTGATGAGCCGATCGGAAGCTGAAGAGGCGGGGTTGACCGTGATCAGCGCGTTTTTTTCAACCCATTTTTCAATAGCCCTTTTTAAGCCCTCCGATCAGAACACCAGGCCGCTGGGCCTGAAGTTTGAAATCCTGCCGCTTGATAATCCCCTGGCGGCCAGACCGGGCGAGGCGGTCTCCTTTAAGCTTTTATTCGACGGCAAGCCACTGGGTCAGGCTGCTGTTTACACGCTGGATGACCGGGAGATCAAAACCGATAAAAACGGGGTGGCCCGCATCGCCTTTGAAAAAAACGGCGTCCACCTCCTTTATGCCAGTCACCAGAGCCCTGCGAAAAATGACAGCGGACTGGATTATTTGAAATTTATGACATTTTTAACATTTGAGGTAAAATAA
- a CDS encoding biopolymer transporter ExbD produces the protein MALTFKKREPYQIQAPLTSLIDIVFMLLIYFLLTTNFMVDEGIKVKLPQAKASAPQVQKEITIYVDESGQAYLMDQPVALDQLFTRLKNMIGSDENRLVVVKSDRRVILNKAVKVMDIAKAAGAGRLCLATEKEF, from the coding sequence ATGGCATTAACCTTTAAAAAACGCGAACCATACCAAATCCAGGCGCCGCTGACCTCGCTGATCGATATCGTCTTCATGCTGCTGATCTATTTCTTGCTGACCACGAATTTTATGGTGGATGAAGGCATCAAGGTCAAGCTGCCCCAGGCCAAGGCGTCTGCGCCCCAGGTGCAGAAAGAGATTACGATTTATGTGGATGAGTCCGGACAGGCCTATCTCATGGACCAGCCGGTGGCACTTGATCAATTGTTCACCCGCCTTAAGAACATGATCGGCAGCGACGAGAACCGCCTCGTGGTGGTCAAGTCCGACCGCCGGGTAATTTTGAACAAGGCCGTCAAGGTCATGGATATTGCCAAGGCCGCAGGTGCCGGTAGATTGTGTCTGGCGACGGAAAAGGAATTTTAA
- a CDS encoding MotA/TolQ/ExbB proton channel family protein encodes MIEFLSKGGVLVIPILLCSVLALAIFAERLIHFTRLRSRGAGLTEKVVALIRQGKDQTAYDTAVNSRSPMGQVLAQAMGVRNQDRDMLESVITHATDTEVRKLSSYTQALATIGNVAPLLGLLGTVIGMIKAFMVIQQMGGKVNAAVLAGGIWEAMLTTALGLAVALPTMVAHSYVLSRIEKYEAKLQEGSVAFLKAITAKQ; translated from the coding sequence ATGATCGAATTCTTAAGCAAAGGCGGGGTGCTGGTCATCCCGATCCTGCTCTGCTCCGTGCTGGCGCTGGCTATCTTCGCCGAGCGGCTGATCCATTTTACCCGGCTGAGAAGCCGGGGCGCGGGACTTACGGAAAAAGTTGTGGCGCTGATCCGGCAGGGTAAGGACCAAACCGCCTACGACACGGCCGTTAACAGCCGCTCACCCATGGGCCAGGTCCTGGCCCAGGCCATGGGAGTCAGAAACCAGGACCGGGATATGCTCGAATCGGTGATTACCCATGCCACGGACACGGAAGTCCGGAAGCTGTCCTCATACACCCAGGCGCTGGCCACCATCGGCAATGTTGCGCCGCTTTTGGGGCTTTTGGGCACGGTCATCGGCATGATTAAAGCCTTTATGGTCATCCAGCAGATGGGCGGCAAAGTCAATGCCGCGGTTCTGGCCGGCGGCATCTGGGAGGCCATGCTGACCACCGCGCTGGGCCTGGCCGTGGCGCTGCCCACCATGGTTGCGCATTCTTATGTGCTCTCCCGCATAGAAAAATATGAGGCCAAGCTTCAGGAAGGTTCGGTGGCCTTCCTCAAAGCGATCACCGCCAAGCAATAG
- a CDS encoding amino acid permease, with protein MKNSLNGDGLKREIGLFTATVLLIANMVGTGIFATSGYIMTELGHPLTLLLCWLFGGLFALCGALCYGELGARFPRAGGEIKNPQKNIRVSLAVGTLAVMGLYLLINAVYIYAMPAAEMRDVLDIGAKAAVNLFGDQISRYFSAAVSLGILSVLSAMIMTGPRVYYAMSRDGVFFTPFARVNKKRHTPAASIFLQGAIAVFLVLTSVFNALLIYIGFTLSIFAVLTVIGMIWLRYRRPDQSPAYKTFGYPITPLLFIFGNLWIIIYSVKSRPLSTLFGLATIAEGILLYLYLNKRTMAFNRGENS; from the coding sequence ATGAAAAACAGTCTAAACGGCGACGGCCTGAAACGCGAGATCGGCCTTTTTACCGCCACCGTGCTGCTTATCGCCAACATGGTGGGAACCGGGATTTTCGCCACTTCCGGCTACATTATGACCGAGCTGGGCCATCCCCTGACCCTGCTTTTGTGCTGGCTTTTCGGCGGCCTTTTTGCGCTTTGCGGGGCGCTGTGCTACGGCGAACTGGGGGCCCGGTTCCCGAGGGCCGGCGGGGAAATCAAAAACCCGCAGAAAAACATCCGCGTCTCCCTGGCGGTCGGCACCCTGGCCGTGATGGGCCTCTACCTTTTGATCAACGCGGTCTACATCTATGCCATGCCCGCTGCTGAGATGCGCGATGTGCTGGATATTGGGGCCAAAGCCGCGGTTAATTTGTTCGGCGATCAGATCAGCCGGTATTTCAGCGCGGCGGTTTCCCTGGGCATTCTCTCGGTGTTAAGCGCCATGATCATGACCGGCCCCCGGGTCTATTATGCCATGTCCAGGGACGGGGTATTTTTTACGCCCTTTGCCCGGGTCAACAAAAAGCGCCATACACCGGCCGCCTCCATTTTTCTGCAGGGAGCCATTGCCGTTTTCCTGGTGTTGACCTCTGTTTTCAATGCCCTTCTGATCTATATCGGCTTTACCCTATCCATTTTTGCCGTCCTCACTGTTATCGGCATGATATGGCTGAGATACCGCCGGCCGGACCAAAGCCCCGCCTATAAGACGTTTGGCTACCCCATCACCCCGCTTTTGTTTATATTCGGCAATCTCTGGATTATCATATACTCTGTCAAGAGCCGGCCGCTCAGCACCTTGTTCGGTCTGGCCACGATTGCCGAGGGCATCCTGCTTTATCTCTACCTCAACAAAAGAACAATGGCATTTAACCGTGGAGAAAACAGTTGA
- a CDS encoding TonB-dependent receptor, with translation MKGLKALTVMILWAIMVLPADSVFAGEKQTRYRLDDVVVSTSRSEVTPSDAPRSISVISEEEIMATPFDRVEDILRFSAGIQVTQHHGQQTSGIAGHLTMRGTGRNRVLMMLDGVPLNDNFSNTIAWVAWGLIPKESIERIEILRGPSSASYGSEGLGGIVNIITKNPDENRETSVRAKAGSASTYIGSGLHSQKFERFGFLLSGAYEDSDGFYMIDPEGIEEYTQRRYREIGKGFGKVTYSPGERTDISFSGLYYDHEMGKGRDYFYDDLTLDQYRLGMTHRGDLMNWKAVAYLNRGDKTAYQDVKEKGEFRPDRNERFPDNKVWGAEIQNTLPLFETAELTTGVAFKRVSMGYKEIQLVNFDRDVNASGEQRFISPFVEGTARFMDDRLVVNAGLRYDNVRNYDGKAKDADPFRGRAPYDETYDSETWDNFSPKIGLVYHPDELTTLRTSFVYGFRTPTLFELYKPHVRAGGRFLRRANPELDPEEIQSWEAGAERVFFDSLWLRATYYHSQVSDYIESATIAFNEDTGARDTENQNKAEVEINGVETELEYFIGRGLSTFFNYTYNLSKIEDDDENPDREGNYLAGVPRHKFRSGITYQNPAIINASVMLRHDRHIYTNDLNTDKAPNYTTMDISLWRRVFDLATLRFTIENATDETEYIEDGRIYYGSVQFDF, from the coding sequence ATGAAGGGCTTGAAGGCTTTAACAGTAATGATTTTATGGGCGATTATGGTGCTGCCGGCGGATTCGGTTTTTGCCGGGGAAAAACAGACGCGCTACCGCCTGGATGACGTGGTTGTATCAACCTCCCGATCAGAGGTGACGCCGAGTGATGCGCCCCGGAGCATCAGTGTGATTTCGGAAGAAGAGATCATGGCCACCCCGTTTGACAGGGTTGAGGATATTCTCCGGTTTTCCGCGGGCATCCAGGTAACCCAGCACCACGGGCAGCAGACAAGCGGCATTGCGGGCCATCTCACCATGCGGGGAACCGGGCGCAACCGGGTTTTGATGATGCTTGACGGCGTTCCCCTAAACGACAATTTCAGCAACACCATCGCCTGGGTGGCCTGGGGCCTGATCCCCAAGGAAAGCATCGAGCGGATCGAAATTCTGCGGGGGCCTTCCTCCGCATCCTACGGCTCCGAAGGACTGGGCGGCATTGTCAACATTATCACAAAAAATCCGGACGAAAACCGGGAAACCAGCGTACGGGCAAAAGCAGGCTCTGCCAGCACCTATATCGGCTCCGGACTGCATTCCCAAAAATTCGAGCGGTTTGGGTTTCTGCTTTCAGGTGCCTATGAGGACAGCGACGGATTTTACATGATCGATCCGGAGGGTATTGAAGAATACACGCAGAGGCGATACCGTGAAATCGGCAAGGGATTCGGCAAAGTCACCTATTCCCCGGGGGAGAGGACCGATATCTCTTTTAGCGGCTTGTATTATGACCATGAAATGGGAAAAGGCCGGGACTATTTCTATGATGACCTGACTCTGGACCAATACCGCCTCGGCATGACCCATCGCGGGGATTTAATGAATTGGAAAGCCGTGGCTTATTTAAATCGGGGGGATAAAACAGCCTACCAGGACGTAAAGGAAAAAGGGGAGTTCCGACCCGACCGCAATGAAAGATTCCCTGATAATAAAGTATGGGGGGCGGAAATCCAGAACACCCTGCCGTTGTTCGAAACGGCAGAACTCACAACCGGCGTGGCATTTAAACGGGTGTCAATGGGCTACAAGGAAATTCAGCTGGTTAATTTTGACCGGGATGTCAACGCTTCCGGAGAGCAGCGGTTCATATCGCCTTTTGTTGAAGGAACCGCGCGTTTTATGGACGACCGGCTTGTCGTCAATGCCGGGCTTCGCTACGACAATGTGCGCAATTATGACGGAAAGGCAAAGGATGCCGATCCCTTCAGGGGCAGAGCGCCCTATGATGAAACCTATGACTCCGAGACATGGGACAACTTCTCCCCGAAGATAGGCCTCGTTTATCACCCGGATGAGCTGACAACCCTGAGAACATCCTTTGTCTATGGGTTTCGAACGCCCACTTTGTTTGAGCTCTACAAACCGCACGTGCGGGCCGGCGGTCGTTTTCTGCGGCGCGCCAACCCGGAACTGGACCCTGAAGAAATCCAATCCTGGGAAGCCGGTGCCGAGCGCGTCTTTTTCGACAGTCTATGGCTCCGGGCGACCTATTACCACTCACAAGTATCGGATTATATTGAAAGCGCAACGATCGCTTTCAATGAAGATACCGGCGCCAGGGATACGGAGAACCAGAACAAGGCAGAAGTCGAAATCAACGGGGTTGAAACCGAGCTGGAATATTTTATCGGCCGCGGCCTGAGCACCTTTTTCAATTACACCTATAACCTCTCCAAGATAGAAGATGATGATGAAAACCCGGACCGGGAGGGCAATTATCTGGCCGGCGTCCCCCGGCATAAATTCCGCTCCGGCATCACCTATCAAAACCCGGCTATCATTAATGCATCCGTTATGCTAAGGCATGACCGGCACATATACACAAACGACCTGAATACAGATAAAGCACCCAACTATACGACCATGGACATTTCATTATGGCGCCGGGTTTTTGACCTTGCGACCCTGCGGTTCACCATTGAAAACGCAACGGATGAGACGGAATATATTGAAGACGGAAGGATTTATTACGGCTCCGTACAATTTGATTTTTAA